The Candidatus Poribacteria bacterium genome window below encodes:
- a CDS encoding methyltransferase domain-containing protein gives MDSRVTPLTDESYWTTLWDGQQHKIRHLRWVYVANRQLAKLFNRALSGFKQPTLIELGCADSLWLPYLAQKYGGDTYGVDFSELGCQLAQRNLALAGAEGTILCDDLFAFAKKHHSTFDFVYSMGLIEHFSTPQAVLQEIYSLLKPGGTMLTVTPNLRGMYTPIARVASPKLLATHKVILPTDLASALRDTGFQVTEFGYTGGPLKLSVVDYSPWRAVIGNWGHEVLCKCVNLTDIVLGNFFVGLRVPNQQLTSPYVYALSTKPK, from the coding sequence ATGGACTCGCGCGTTACCCCCTTAACGGATGAGTCCTACTGGACAACGCTTTGGGACGGTCAACAGCATAAAATTCGGCATCTGCGGTGGGTTTATGTAGCGAACCGCCAGCTCGCGAAGTTGTTCAATCGGGCACTTTCGGGTTTTAAACAACCGACGCTCATTGAACTCGGATGTGCCGATTCGTTGTGGCTTCCTTACCTCGCTCAGAAGTATGGAGGTGACACTTACGGTGTCGATTTTTCGGAGTTAGGGTGTCAACTCGCACAACGGAACCTTGCTCTTGCCGGTGCAGAGGGAACAATTCTCTGTGACGATCTGTTCGCATTTGCCAAAAAGCACCACTCGACGTTTGACTTCGTTTACTCAATGGGATTGATTGAGCATTTTAGCACGCCGCAAGCGGTCTTGCAGGAGATATATAGTCTACTCAAACCGGGTGGAACAATGCTCACGGTAACGCCGAATCTGCGGGGTATGTATACACCGATAGCCCGCGTAGCGAGTCCGAAACTTCTTGCGACACACAAGGTAATTTTACCGACTGACCTCGCTTCGGCATTACGAGACACAGGATTTCAGGTCACGGAATTTGGGTATACAGGGGGGCCCTTGAAATTGAGTGTTGTTGATTATTCACCATGGCGGGCAGTCATCGGTAACTGGGGTCATGAAGTACTTTGTAAGTGTGTGAATCTGACGGATATAGTCCTTGGCAATTTCTTCGTAGGGCTTCGAGTCCCAAACCAGCAGTTAACTTCGCCGTATGTGTACGCACTTTCCACAAAACCCAAATAG